ATGCAGAGGAGAAATGATTTGTAGTTTTTATTTTAGTGAAATGGTATAGCTCATTCTTTGACGAGTTGTTTGCCAAAATGTCTCCACAAAATAGGTAGCTATGAGTTTTAAAATACTCGAAAGAGTATCACAAACAACATTATCCTTAACAAATACCGTTCAAATGACTCATTCTACAGATATCGCTACTTTAGCGCGGTGGATGGCAGCAGATTTCAGCAATCAAGCACAAGCTTTTGAAAATCCGCCTTTTTTTGCGCATATTCGCGTTTGTATGCGTCCTCTTCCCCTAGAAATCCTTTCTGGAGTCAGCTTTTACGTAGAACAGGCGTATGATTATATGCTGAATAACCCGTATCGCGTGCGCGTGTTGAAATTAGTTAACGCCCGCGATCGCATTACGATTGAGAATTACTTAATCAAAGATGAACAGCAATTTTACGGTGCATCTCGCGAACCTCAACGCCTGAACGCAATTGCCTTAGAACGTTTGGAGAAATTGCCTGGATGTAATATGCTTGTCGAATGGACAGGAACTAGCTTTAAAGGCAGTGTGGAACCAGGAAAGGGTTGTATTGTCGTGCGTAAAGACAAAAAAACCTATTTAGATAGCGAATTCGAGATCGATCAAGAACGATTTATTAGCCTTGATCGAGGGCGCGATCCAGAAACCGACGAACACGTCTGGGGTTCTGTTGCTGGACCGTTTCACTTTGTTCGTTGGAACAGTTTTGCTGATGAAGTGAAAGTGTAGAACACAAAAGCATAAAGAGAGAGTGGGAGGAGGGGACAGCATTGATTCGGCATTTCCTGAAATCCCATTTTCTATTTACAATCGCAGTCAATCGCAACAAACGCGACACACCGATTGGCTGATTTCAAGGTGCGCTTTATTCTGGTTTTTACCTCATCTAATATTCAGTTGCTGCTAAATCCAAAATATATTCGTTACAAGCTACACGCTCGATTTGAGTTAGCCACCTACCATTAGGATAAAGCTGAACGAGTCGAAACCCTGGGTGTTCTGGTTTTAAAGCAAAGTGCGCACTTTGTGGTTCAAATTGAACTGAAGTTGCGGGACTACCTAGGTAATGTACGCCGTTTCTCTGGCAATGAAATTCTTGATGAATGTGACCAAACAAAACTAACTTGACTTGTGGATAGCGATCCAAAATGGTAAAAAACTCATCTGAGTTTTCTAGTGTACTGCGATCGAGCCAATGAGAATTGACGGCAAAGGGTGGATGATGTAGCGCTATCAAAGTCGGCTGTGTTCTTCGACTGGCTAAGTGCCAATCTAACCAAGCTAGGGTTGTTTCTGAAAGGCGACCATGGACGTAGCCAGGTACTGCCGAGTTGATCAAAACAAAGTTCCACCCGCCTTGGGTAAACTCCTTTTGTGGAAAAATATACACCTGATTTAAGATTTGTTGCATTACCGCAAAGTCGTCATGATTGCCAGCTATCCAATAAGTAGGCTTGGCAAGCGGAATCAGTAAGTGCTGCAAACGCTCATAAGATGCAGGTGTTCCATCTTGTGATAAATCTCCTGTAATCAATAGCAAGTCTATT
The sequence above is a segment of the Chroogloeocystis siderophila 5.2 s.c.1 genome. Coding sequences within it:
- the cpdA gene encoding 3',5'-cyclic-AMP phosphodiesterase, which codes for MNQSPLSIAQITDIHLFADEKQELLGINTTQSFQAVVERLLCLQSQIDLLLITGDLSQDGTPASYERLQHLLIPLAKPTYWIAGNHDDFAVMQQILNQVYIFPQKEFTQGGWNFVLINSAVPGYVHGRLSETTLAWLDWHLASRRTQPTLIALHHPPFAVNSHWLDRSTLENSDEFFTILDRYPQVKLVLFGHIHQEFHCQRNGVHYLGSPATSVQFEPQSAHFALKPEHPGFRLVQLYPNGRWLTQIERVACNEYILDLAATEY
- a CDS encoding chromophore lyase CpcT/CpeT, whose translation is MTHSTDIATLARWMAADFSNQAQAFENPPFFAHIRVCMRPLPLEILSGVSFYVEQAYDYMLNNPYRVRVLKLVNARDRITIENYLIKDEQQFYGASREPQRLNAIALERLEKLPGCNMLVEWTGTSFKGSVEPGKGCIVVRKDKKTYLDSEFEIDQERFISLDRGRDPETDEHVWGSVAGPFHFVRWNSFADEVKV